One part of the Vibrio palustris genome encodes these proteins:
- a CDS encoding prepilin peptidase produces MTIFLYYPWLYPTFVTIFGVIIGSFLNVVIYRTPKIMEQEWRQDCADSFPEYGITLPTERITLSIPRSQCRHCHTPLRIIDNIPLISWICLRGRCHHCQTPISCRYPLVEALTAIMSYIVASHFGPTPYGIAALFFTFVLIAATFIDFDTLLLPDQLTLPLLWAGITLALLGYSPISLADAVVGAMAGYLILWSLYWGFKLLTGKDGMGYGDFKLLAALGAWLGWQQLPAIILLSSVVGIVFGLVQLRLQNKGIAAAFPFGPYLAIAGWVCLLWGHNIITWYLHTFLGW; encoded by the coding sequence GTGACTATTTTTCTTTACTATCCATGGCTCTACCCTACTTTTGTAACAATTTTTGGGGTCATTATCGGTAGCTTTCTTAATGTGGTGATTTATCGCACGCCTAAAATTATGGAGCAAGAGTGGCGTCAAGACTGCGCGGACAGCTTTCCTGAATATGGCATTACTCTACCAACTGAGCGTATCACCTTAAGTATACCTCGTTCACAATGCCGTCATTGTCATACGCCTTTACGCATTATTGATAACATCCCTCTCATTAGTTGGATTTGCTTGAGAGGACGTTGCCATCACTGCCAAACCCCGATTTCATGTCGCTACCCATTGGTTGAGGCACTCACGGCCATAATGAGCTATATCGTCGCTAGCCACTTTGGGCCCACTCCCTATGGCATCGCCGCACTGTTTTTTACTTTTGTGCTTATTGCCGCAACGTTTATCGATTTTGATACCTTACTTTTACCAGATCAACTGACTCTTCCGTTATTATGGGCAGGCATTACCTTAGCTTTGCTGGGATATTCACCGATTAGCTTAGCCGATGCCGTGGTCGGAGCTATGGCAGGCTATTTAATATTGTGGAGTCTGTATTGGGGCTTTAAACTGCTAACTGGCAAAGACGGAATGGGTTATGGTGACTTTAAATTACTCGCCGCCCTTGGCGCATGGTTAGGTTGGCAACAACTTCCGGCGATTATTTTACTTTCTTCTGTCGTCGGTATTGTTTTCGGGCTGGTACAATTACGCTTACAAAACAAAGGAATTGCAGCCGCATTTCCGTTTGGGCCGTATTTAGCTATAGCGGGGTGGGTTTGTCTGCTTTGGGGGCATAATATTATCACTTGGTATCTACACACGTTTTTAGGCTGGTAA
- a CDS encoding type II secretion system F family protein: MTLSLYHFHWTGIDQQGLHLHGCYVGLSPQEVHAHLLNRHIRLLTLHKQPVNRYLYRYVIKHHDISIWTKQMATLLSSGLSLAQAIELLKLHQKNMAMRSLLYALADSIASGLTLSQSLKVYNRYFDDLYINLIESAEHHGKMAEIFTTLNTHRERSDALKRQIFKAALYPSLVLLVAVIVTYIMLVMVIPEFAQLFASFDAKLPTMTHAVINGSLWLQRWGKELIIFITSLSAGGYYLFTHSTRLQYTVSYVILRLPKVGKIIKKAALARFCQTSATSLAAGLPILNALQLGANSTGNAYLIQQFISIIERTASGHPFYTSLSNRQIFSHTFIQLITIGEESGQLDSMLQKISQNYQNDVQHNIENIEKMLEPLLILIIGSLIGGLIIAMYLPIFNLAGILS; this comes from the coding sequence ATGACACTCTCTCTTTATCACTTTCATTGGACGGGTATCGATCAACAGGGCCTGCATCTGCATGGGTGCTATGTCGGATTAAGCCCACAAGAAGTTCATGCACACCTCCTTAACCGTCATATTCGTTTGTTAACGCTACACAAGCAACCCGTTAATCGCTATCTTTATCGATACGTCATTAAGCACCATGATATTTCTATTTGGACCAAGCAAATGGCAACCCTATTAAGTAGTGGCTTATCTCTCGCCCAAGCCATTGAGCTACTCAAGTTACATCAAAAAAATATGGCAATGCGCTCACTGCTGTACGCGTTAGCCGATTCCATCGCTTCTGGACTAACGTTGTCTCAATCTCTAAAAGTGTATAATCGGTATTTTGATGATCTCTACATTAACCTGATTGAGTCAGCTGAGCATCACGGGAAAATGGCTGAGATCTTCACCACATTAAATACGCACCGCGAACGTAGTGATGCGCTCAAACGACAGATTTTTAAAGCCGCCCTTTATCCAAGCCTAGTATTACTGGTCGCCGTTATTGTCACGTATATTATGCTCGTCATGGTGATCCCTGAATTTGCACAACTGTTTGCCAGTTTTGATGCCAAGCTCCCAACCATGACACACGCCGTTATCAACGGCTCGCTCTGGCTGCAACGCTGGGGGAAAGAATTGATTATTTTCATCACTAGCTTAAGCGCTGGTGGTTATTACCTATTCACTCATTCAACGCGTCTACAATACACCGTAAGCTATGTGATATTACGCCTCCCAAAGGTTGGGAAAATCATTAAAAAAGCCGCTTTAGCTCGGTTTTGTCAAACGAGTGCGACTAGCTTAGCCGCGGGACTGCCCATTTTAAACGCGCTGCAATTAGGGGCAAACAGCACAGGGAATGCTTACTTGATTCAGCAATTTATTTCTATCATTGAACGTACAGCCAGTGGGCATCCATTTTATACTTCTCTAAGTAATCGTCAGATCTTTTCCCATACTTTTATCCAGCTAATTACCATTGGTGAAGAAAGTGGTCAATTAGATAGTATGCTGCAAAAAATCTCACAAAATTATCAAAATGACGTACAACATAACATCGAAAATATTGAGAAAATGCTCGAACCACTGTTAATTTTAATCATTGGTTCTCTCATTGGTGGATTAATTATTGCGATGTACCTACCAATATTTAATCTTGCTGGCATATTGAGTTAA
- the nadC gene encoding carboxylating nicotinate-nucleotide diphosphorylase: MKETHTIQQRLDYLNSELAQDLTRAVTEALKEDLGKTVNPDMDITASLIPRDTIATATLITREDGVFCGQPWANEVFKQLGADVTIDWHVNDGDTVISNQTLCTLHGPARILLTGERNAMNFIQTLSGCATETARYVEQLKGTNCRLLDTRKTIPGLRNALKYAVTCGGGFNHRIGVFDAYLIKENHIMACGGIEAAIQTAKQLNPGKPVEVETESLDELQQAVDAGADIVMLDNFTLEMMRKAVEINAGRAALENSGNITLDTLHQYAATGIDYISVGALTKHIRAMDLSMRFV; this comes from the coding sequence ATGAAAGAAACCCATACAATACAACAACGCTTAGACTACCTTAACAGTGAACTTGCGCAAGATCTGACGCGTGCCGTGACAGAAGCACTCAAAGAAGATTTAGGCAAAACCGTCAATCCAGATATGGATATTACCGCCAGCTTGATCCCTCGCGATACCATCGCTACAGCAACGCTCATTACGCGTGAAGATGGCGTATTTTGTGGGCAACCATGGGCAAATGAAGTCTTTAAGCAATTGGGGGCAGACGTCACTATTGATTGGCATGTAAATGATGGGGATACGGTCATCTCTAATCAAACACTATGCACACTGCACGGCCCAGCTCGTATTCTGTTAACCGGCGAGCGCAATGCCATGAACTTTATCCAAACGTTATCGGGATGTGCGACTGAAACAGCACGTTATGTAGAACAACTCAAAGGCACAAATTGTCGCCTACTCGACACCCGTAAAACCATTCCAGGCCTACGTAATGCGCTTAAATACGCGGTAACCTGTGGCGGAGGTTTCAATCATCGTATTGGCGTTTTCGATGCTTACCTTATCAAAGAAAACCATATTATGGCTTGTGGAGGTATTGAGGCCGCGATTCAAACAGCAAAGCAGCTCAATCCCGGTAAACCAGTTGAAGTCGAAACAGAGAGCTTGGACGAACTGCAACAAGCGGTTGATGCGGGCGCAGATATTGTCATGTTGGATAACTTCACACTTGAGATGATGCGTAAAGCCGTTGAGATAAATGCCGGCCGAGCAGCACTAGAAAACTCCGGTAATATTACGCTCGATACTTTGCATCAATACGCAGCAACAGGCATTGATTATATCTCTGTGGGCGCACTAACCAAGCATATTCGTGCCATGGATTTATCCATGCGTTTCGTATAA
- the xerD gene encoding site-specific tyrosine recombinase XerD translates to MTEAISPDQGLVEQFLDAMWMERGLSENTLSSYRTDLAKLLHWMKNHNYRLDFISVNGLQEFQTWLADCDYKQTSRARLISAIRRLFQYLHREKIRADDPSALLVSPKLPKRLPKDLSEQQIDDLLEAPDPNDPLELRDKAMLELLYATGLRVTELVSLTMENVSLRQGVVRVIGKGGKERLVPMGESAVDWIETFLQQGRIHLLGEKSSDVVFPSRRAKQMTRQTFWHRIKYYAIKADIDVELLSPHVLRHAFATHLLNYGADLRVVQMLLGHSDLSTTQIYTHVATERLKQLHHEHHPRA, encoded by the coding sequence GTGACTGAGGCTATTTCGCCAGATCAAGGATTGGTTGAGCAATTTTTAGATGCCATGTGGATGGAAAGAGGGCTGTCTGAAAATACATTGTCTTCTTACCGCACAGATCTTGCCAAACTTCTTCATTGGATGAAAAACCATAACTATCGCCTCGACTTCATTAGTGTCAATGGTCTGCAGGAGTTTCAAACTTGGTTAGCAGATTGTGATTATAAACAAACCTCTAGAGCGAGATTGATTTCGGCTATTCGTCGATTATTCCAATATTTACATCGCGAGAAAATTCGCGCTGATGATCCTAGTGCTTTGTTAGTCAGTCCCAAACTCCCTAAGCGCTTACCTAAGGACTTATCCGAGCAGCAAATTGATGACCTATTAGAGGCTCCCGATCCTAATGATCCGCTAGAATTACGTGATAAAGCGATGCTTGAATTGTTGTATGCGACCGGCTTACGGGTGACTGAGTTAGTATCACTGACGATGGAAAACGTCAGTTTACGCCAAGGCGTCGTGAGAGTGATCGGTAAAGGTGGTAAAGAGCGTTTGGTGCCGATGGGAGAAAGTGCCGTTGATTGGATTGAGACTTTCTTACAACAGGGGCGCATACATTTATTAGGTGAAAAGTCATCAGATGTGGTATTTCCAAGTCGACGCGCGAAGCAAATGACGCGCCAGACTTTTTGGCACCGAATTAAGTATTATGCGATTAAAGCCGACATTGATGTGGAATTACTGTCTCCTCATGTTTTACGTCATGCTTTTGCCACGCACTTGCTCAACTATGGAGCAGATCTTCGGGTCGTACAAATGTTGTTAGGACATAGTGATCTATCCACAACACAAATCTATACGCATGTCGCGACAGAGCGACTAAAACAACTCCATCATGAGCACCATCCAAGGGCTTGA
- the ampD gene encoding 1,6-anhydro-N-acetylmuramyl-L-alanine amidase AmpD, whose translation MIDKDGWLISAKQVPSPFYDERPSDTTLSLLVVHNISLPPGEFGGPYIEQFFTGKLDANEHEFFAVIQAMKVSAHCLIRRDGEIVQFVPFTARAWHAGKSSFAGQERCNDYSIGIELEGTDFLAYTDAQYRALIDVSRQVMERYPQITVPRVTGHQYIAPQRKTDPGLSFDWRRLRRGLK comes from the coding sequence ATGATTGATAAAGATGGTTGGTTAATCAGTGCTAAGCAAGTGCCATCCCCGTTTTACGATGAACGTCCGAGTGATACTACTCTCTCTTTGTTGGTGGTTCATAATATCAGTTTACCTCCAGGGGAGTTTGGTGGGCCGTATATTGAACAGTTCTTTACTGGGAAATTAGACGCCAATGAGCATGAGTTTTTTGCTGTCATTCAAGCGATGAAGGTCTCTGCGCATTGTTTGATTCGTCGTGATGGTGAAATAGTGCAATTTGTCCCCTTTACTGCGCGAGCATGGCATGCAGGAAAATCCTCGTTTGCGGGGCAAGAGCGCTGTAATGATTATTCGATTGGCATTGAGTTAGAAGGAACCGATTTTTTAGCGTACACCGATGCGCAATATAGGGCATTGATTGACGTGAGTCGTCAAGTGATGGAGCGATATCCACAGATCACTGTGCCAAGAGTCACAGGCCATCAATACATTGCTCCGCAGCGTAAAACTGACCCCGGCTTAAGTTTTGATTGGCGACGGTTACGCCGAGGTCTTAAGTGA
- a CDS encoding GspE/PulE family protein, translating into MHPLLMLLRHANLITHQQAEKAATLCDKKHLSPYQALKTLHIYSYDKLIAHISQLLHLPIANIEDYDYPSLCQELQLKEPIVHYQALPVAKVDQELILAVTDPTDQQLQNDFQFSTGLNVQLVLSRHDHIQAAIQALYGDSVKPQQQAQTEQVLSSLVAENEQLEQEELTNNQSPVSHVVDQILCAAIDHQASDIHFEPYQNTYRIRFRCDGLLLEHQHLPVTLHRRFAARLKIMAQLDIAQKRLPQDGRIHYTHHPSEAVDIRVSLIPTQWGEKIVLRLLPAQRPIAFERLGLTSLQYTQFQHALHQPQGFILVTGPTGSGKTQTLYSALMDINHPTLNISSVEDPIEISLPNINQIAINHKINLDFAMVLRSLLRQDPDVILIGEIRDKETADIAINAAQTGHLVLATLHTNSTTEAIQRLQQMGLASYLIGSSLQLIVAQRLVRRLCTECRRRYTPTQHERDILGINDQQPIYCANEVGCHACHYGYKGRIAIFELLPVDDELNEAIYQQKSARDLANIASQTGMVSLLQSAVHQVILGETSLQECQRVLVMAQGSML; encoded by the coding sequence ATGCATCCTCTACTCATGTTACTGCGCCATGCAAATCTTATCACCCATCAACAAGCGGAAAAGGCGGCGACACTGTGTGATAAAAAACACCTCTCCCCCTATCAGGCCTTAAAGACATTACACATTTACTCTTATGACAAACTTATTGCTCATATCAGCCAACTGTTGCACTTACCTATTGCTAATATTGAGGATTATGATTATCCATCACTATGCCAAGAACTTCAGCTTAAAGAGCCGATCGTGCATTACCAAGCCTTACCTGTTGCTAAAGTTGATCAAGAGCTCATCTTGGCAGTCACAGATCCAACTGACCAACAACTACAAAATGACTTCCAATTTTCAACTGGGCTCAATGTACAGTTGGTTCTCTCACGCCATGACCATATTCAAGCGGCGATACAAGCGCTTTATGGGGATTCGGTTAAACCGCAGCAACAGGCACAAACCGAGCAAGTGTTATCTTCTTTAGTTGCGGAAAATGAGCAACTAGAGCAAGAAGAGCTGACTAACAACCAATCTCCGGTGAGTCATGTGGTGGATCAAATATTATGTGCCGCTATTGATCATCAAGCCTCCGACATCCACTTTGAACCCTATCAAAATACTTATCGTATTCGCTTTCGTTGTGATGGTTTGCTGTTAGAACATCAACACTTGCCTGTAACATTGCATCGTCGTTTTGCCGCTCGGCTTAAGATCATGGCACAGCTCGATATTGCCCAAAAACGTTTACCTCAAGATGGACGCATTCATTATACCCACCATCCAAGCGAAGCCGTTGATATCCGTGTATCACTAATACCGACCCAGTGGGGCGAAAAAATCGTACTACGACTTCTTCCGGCGCAGCGTCCCATCGCCTTTGAACGCTTAGGGTTAACCTCTCTTCAGTACACGCAATTTCAGCATGCCTTGCATCAACCTCAAGGGTTTATTCTAGTGACAGGGCCAACGGGGAGCGGTAAAACTCAAACACTGTATTCAGCGTTAATGGACATTAATCACCCGACTCTCAATATTTCCAGTGTCGAAGATCCTATTGAAATTAGCTTACCTAATATTAATCAGATAGCGATTAACCATAAAATTAATCTTGATTTCGCGATGGTGTTACGATCGCTATTACGACAAGATCCAGATGTCATTCTCATTGGTGAAATCCGCGATAAGGAGACCGCTGATATAGCCATCAATGCCGCGCAGACAGGTCACTTAGTTTTAGCCACTTTACATACCAATTCGACCACTGAAGCCATCCAACGCTTGCAACAAATGGGGCTCGCCAGTTATCTCATCGGCTCATCTCTGCAGCTGATTGTCGCACAGCGACTCGTGCGGCGATTATGTACCGAGTGCCGTCGGCGTTATACGCCTACCCAACACGAACGAGATATTCTGGGGATCAACGACCAGCAACCCATTTACTGCGCTAACGAGGTCGGGTGCCATGCGTGTCATTATGGATACAAGGGACGCATTGCTATTTTTGAGTTATTGCCCGTTGATGACGAGCTCAATGAGGCTATTTATCAACAAAAAAGTGCACGCGATTTAGCGAATATTGCCTCGCAAACTGGCATGGTTTCACTATTACAATCGGCGGTTCATCAAGTGATATTAGGGGAAACGTCCCTTCAAGAGTGTCAACGGGTCTTAGTGATGGCGCAAGGCAGCATGCTATGA
- the coaE gene encoding dephospho-CoA kinase (Dephospho-CoA kinase (CoaE) performs the final step in coenzyme A biosynthesis.), with product MALVIGVTGGISSGKSTVANLFHEHFAIDIVDADLVARDVVAPGTEGLAQIVEHFGEQILNHDHSLNRSRLRHCIFANEHEKQWLNHLLHPMIRQQMQAQLAQVTSPYALLVVPLLIENQLQSLVDRILVIDVPETIQIERTMQRDKVSAEQVSAILASQATREERLSHADDVICNHLLDNPLLPQVTQLHQTYLALSKQPEQSE from the coding sequence ATGGCATTAGTTATTGGAGTCACCGGTGGTATTTCCAGTGGAAAATCCACCGTAGCCAACTTGTTTCATGAACATTTTGCAATCGACATCGTTGACGCAGACCTTGTAGCACGAGATGTCGTTGCTCCGGGAACAGAAGGTTTAGCACAAATCGTTGAGCATTTTGGCGAGCAAATACTCAACCATGATCATTCGCTAAACCGCAGCCGATTACGTCATTGTATCTTTGCCAATGAACATGAAAAACAATGGCTTAATCACTTATTACATCCAATGATACGCCAGCAAATGCAAGCACAGCTAGCACAAGTAACATCACCGTATGCCTTATTAGTTGTGCCATTACTAATTGAAAATCAATTACAATCATTGGTCGACCGCATTTTAGTTATTGATGTACCGGAAACGATACAAATAGAGAGAACCATGCAAAGAGACAAGGTTTCTGCAGAGCAAGTGAGTGCTATTTTAGCCTCTCAGGCCACCCGTGAGGAGCGCTTATCTCATGCTGATGATGTTATCTGTAATCATTTATTAGACAATCCATTATTACCACAAGTAACACAATTGCATCAAACCTACTTGGCCTTGAGCAAGCAACCTGAACAGTCAGAGTAA
- the fldB gene encoding flavodoxin FldB yields the protein MKIGLFYGSTTCYTEMAAEKICAMIGEEIVDIHNVKETPLTLMNDYDFLILGISTWDFGEIQEDWLEIWEHIDTLALQGKTVALFGLGDQEGYGEWFLDAMGLLHDEVKKLGAQIIGYWPIDGYEFDASKALTEDGTQFVGLALDEDSQYELSDERIASWVEHILVEYHDTL from the coding sequence ATGAAAATCGGCCTATTTTATGGCTCGACGACCTGCTACACCGAAATGGCAGCAGAAAAAATTTGCGCCATGATCGGTGAAGAGATCGTCGACATACACAATGTTAAAGAAACGCCCCTCACACTGATGAATGATTATGATTTTCTCATTCTAGGCATTTCTACTTGGGATTTTGGTGAGATTCAAGAGGACTGGCTCGAAATCTGGGAACACATTGATACACTAGCGCTTCAAGGCAAAACTGTCGCACTGTTCGGTTTAGGGGATCAAGAAGGCTATGGTGAATGGTTCCTCGATGCTATGGGTCTCTTACACGACGAAGTAAAAAAACTCGGCGCCCAGATTATCGGCTACTGGCCCATCGATGGCTACGAATTTGATGCATCCAAAGCACTGACCGAAGACGGCACACAGTTTGTCGGTTTAGCCTTGGATGAAGACTCACAATATGAACTCAGTGACGAGCGTATTGCAAGTTGGGTCGAGCACATTCTCGTCGAGTATCACGATACTCTATAG
- a CDS encoding pilin, which yields MFHVRKHPQGFSLIELMIVVSIIATLSAIAIPAYHNYVIKSQLTAGVAFLNGLVTPAELYIQTNGSLTENTDLAQLGVTRDKSPLGTLMIEQGALTFHFHQPQGAIATLSRDLQLGWQCEMTLPDSELNEHIPAGCQ from the coding sequence ATGTTTCACGTACGTAAGCATCCACAAGGGTTTAGTTTGATTGAACTGATGATTGTCGTCTCAATTATCGCCACTTTATCTGCCATCGCTATTCCGGCTTATCATAACTATGTAATAAAAAGTCAACTTACCGCTGGTGTGGCTTTTTTAAATGGCCTGGTCACACCTGCCGAATTGTATATTCAAACCAATGGTTCTCTGACTGAAAACACGGATCTAGCTCAGCTTGGAGTTACGAGAGATAAATCCCCACTAGGTACGCTTATGATTGAACAGGGCGCTCTAACCTTTCACTTTCATCAGCCACAAGGTGCCATCGCAACATTATCACGCGATTTACAGCTTGGTTGGCAATGCGAAATGACGCTTCCCGACTCTGAACTCAATGAACATATTCCTGCTGGGTGTCAATAA
- the yacG gene encoding DNA gyrase inhibitor YacG produces MSKTPTIVKCPQCSTSVEWGEHSPFRPFCSKQCQMIDFGEWASEEKHIPGTPDISDTEVWSDSDLS; encoded by the coding sequence ATGTCCAAAACACCGACTATCGTGAAGTGCCCACAATGCAGCACGTCAGTTGAATGGGGAGAACACAGCCCTTTTCGCCCCTTCTGTAGTAAGCAATGCCAAATGATCGACTTTGGTGAATGGGCAAGTGAAGAAAAGCACATCCCAGGAACCCCAGATATTTCCGATACAGAAGTCTGGTCAGATAGCGATTTGTCATAA
- the zapD gene encoding cell division protein ZapD: MTTHKFEHPLNEKTRIYLRVEALLAQLLNASQHPDGIQYQLFFRALFDLLDIFEQIQLKSELAKDIEKQRQMYRSWLNVEGVDQVTLRTLLQDIDGIHRSLMNAERFGLSLKNDRFLSTIRQRFNLPGGACCFDLPALHYWLHLPTEVKLKDANQWIANFKALSDALHLWLRLTRETGDYQPQTAKNGFYQGEATDAHIIRLAFSMKDGVYPMISGHKNRFAIKFLDFESNQASTQDIAFKIAVCN, encoded by the coding sequence ATGACAACACATAAGTTCGAACATCCACTCAACGAAAAAACGCGGATCTATCTGCGAGTTGAAGCTTTGCTCGCGCAATTACTCAATGCATCACAGCATCCTGATGGCATTCAGTATCAGCTTTTTTTCCGAGCACTGTTTGATCTTTTAGATATTTTTGAACAAATTCAACTGAAAAGTGAACTTGCAAAAGACATAGAAAAACAAAGACAAATGTATCGCAGTTGGCTAAATGTCGAGGGCGTTGATCAAGTCACTTTACGTACTTTGTTGCAAGATATTGACGGTATCCATCGCAGCTTAATGAATGCAGAACGTTTTGGTCTGTCACTAAAAAATGATCGCTTCTTGAGTACGATTCGACAGAGGTTTAATTTACCTGGCGGTGCATGTTGCTTTGATTTGCCTGCGTTGCATTATTGGTTACACTTGCCTACTGAAGTTAAATTAAAAGATGCGAATCAGTGGATAGCGAACTTTAAAGCACTCTCTGACGCCTTACATTTGTGGTTACGCTTAACCCGAGAAACAGGTGACTATCAGCCGCAAACGGCTAAAAATGGTTTTTATCAAGGGGAAGCCACCGACGCCCACATTATTCGACTCGCATTTTCAATGAAAGATGGGGTTTACCCAATGATTTCTGGCCACAAAAATCGCTTTGCGATTAAGTTTCTCGACTTCGAGTCTAACCAAGCCAGCACTCAAGATATTGCGTTTAAAATCGCCGTATGTAACTAG